Proteins from a genomic interval of Desulfofustis limnaeus:
- a CDS encoding DUF805 domain-containing protein, with protein sequence MDGKYKLFLNNEDVYLTIEEIQAFIDSNRIYAETRVYDEDIKAWTTLGEHNILKKYFANGNQMEMKSSKGSESDIRMVKCPECGKENAFYKVYCMHCKKYLEQQSNTSSVNEKIEKNIGALVTCPKCQKQFSNRADMCPKCGYIPVLQCIVCSKQISKDSKICPECGDPDPFASSAISDTKITSGASHKSPVSLSKSNSNITNFRSVDCQQIGNSLMRTLFSTEGRIARRDFWKYCVVFLWFPLIFLYLLAQIFPDSILLVFYFLFAIFAFWPSIALQVKRWHDRGKSALWLMLNFIPVIGTIWIIIELGFLRGFAGSNKYGNDPLADRLYIEKMTTK encoded by the coding sequence ATGGACGGTAAATACAAACTCTTTCTAAACAATGAAGATGTTTATTTGACAATAGAAGAAATTCAAGCTTTTATTGATTCTAATAGAATATATGCCGAAACAAGAGTGTATGATGAAGATATTAAGGCTTGGACGACCTTGGGAGAGCATAATATTTTGAAGAAATATTTTGCTAATGGTAATCAAATGGAAATGAAATCTTCAAAAGGAAGTGAAAGCGATATTAGGATGGTGAAATGCCCAGAGTGCGGAAAAGAAAATGCGTTCTACAAAGTTTATTGTATGCATTGTAAAAAGTACTTGGAGCAACAGTCAAATACTTCTTCTGTTAATGAGAAAATTGAAAAGAATATTGGGGCCTTGGTTACGTGCCCAAAGTGCCAGAAACAGTTTTCCAACAGAGCCGACATGTGTCCAAAATGTGGATATATTCCGGTTCTCCAATGTATTGTTTGTAGTAAACAAATATCTAAAGATTCAAAAATTTGTCCTGAATGCGGTGATCCTGATCCCTTTGCAAGTTCTGCAATATCTGACACTAAGATAACTAGTGGTGCCTCGCACAAGTCTCCTGTTTCCTTGTCTAAATCGAATAGTAATATAACGAATTTTAGATCTGTTGACTGCCAGCAGATTGGCAACTCCTTAATGCGGACATTATTTTCAACCGAAGGCCGTATAGCACGCCGAGATTTTTGGAAATATTGTGTTGTCTTTTTGTGGTTTCCATTAATTTTTCTGTATTTACTAGCTCAAATTTTTCCTGATTCTATTTTGCTTGTTTTCTATTTTTTATTTGCTATTTTCGCTTTTTGGCCATCTATTGCTTTGCAAGTTAAGCGATGGCACGACCGTGGAAAATCTGCACTATGGTTAATGTTAAATTTCATCCCTGTTATAGGCACTATTTGGATAATTATTGAGCTAGGATTTTTGAGAGGATTTGCTGGAAGCAACAAATACGGTAATGATCCTCTAGCTGATAGACTGTATATAGAAAAAATGACTACGAAATAG
- a CDS encoding DNA polymerase: MNELTQAVFEWYREGANRRHESLSPRERTFDTPALLWSRFGEFVGRTLERLTAGGMLDTDSCVPGLIFAIDQRYSLNNRGRKVERYHVRLKNVLFEREGIDLTGANRKYHDGRDFGVIGYDIEYQPNEKEPRKQRLLSHQFCFDGGPGRRLGLVLDTNIRFTDSTLKMFIANVAEQYGAFPVKRWIIFAHFSVAEGSWVDSSKVRLIERVGKTWDKSIKLFVRKSEVIKPDGKKSKRQETVKMEFADTVHYGAGSLAGIAGSVGLQKLAPIPLEFKDAKWFKRECDAVYKQFEVFRDLKPLEFYRYGLRDAIITAGIPIILHSVFGVENAFQKRSARYAEEYIAGWLSQTFAGGRGEWQTILGQHRLVFPTKDKKKDRVIWEPDRLQQMILQQWYKGGRNEARKVGYFEGEIHYHDMKSAYPTAIAALRSDYNFSLVKVRTRNDGAAERVKQLMSRGPFQPHGIVAYIRFKETCRTPMAPISVHNGIIYPMETEGQVICWPEYWTAKKLGIIEEEYILAFYEFEELKTRGFPNHILSMLQKRDEAPAFYKSILNYQTGKFVQGRDRRKKIPYSKICCPALGAYITSATRAAAAEIANLNPYHAITTDGIVSPNANLTFGEINRRLAERLQEINWQWMKDEFTGDKAVIWKTRGYILSNSQVDPEGPAKKRFKQARMGLQGEEPVDILQQVKDGIGVRRSAKTFKDLDFGEIFHFIERETRVNPNYDFKYAIVKDSVKEAKVEIDGVVIENMPCFETRPLRNINEYYDLRAISERMMYHTLREEDKKGLSSKDLESLVLTGLLNDRRCRHMVWEFRKRLARWVDHQEVTAHHNSIAKWRTLPTFKIPGIFGKVEAFRPILEKEAQIIKDEERRRQVLECVMHEMAADVETEKRDAVDVEDKDVDTDEGDESEE; this comes from the coding sequence ATGAATGAGCTGACCCAGGCTGTCTTTGAATGGTATCGAGAGGGCGCGAATCGGCGGCACGAGTCGCTGTCTCCCAGGGAACGGACGTTTGATACTCCGGCCCTCCTCTGGTCTCGGTTCGGCGAGTTTGTCGGCCGTACGCTTGAACGTCTCACCGCTGGCGGCATGCTCGATACTGATTCATGCGTGCCGGGACTGATTTTTGCCATCGACCAGCGATACTCTCTGAACAATCGAGGCCGGAAGGTCGAGCGGTATCATGTGCGGTTGAAAAATGTCTTGTTTGAGCGGGAGGGCATCGACCTGACCGGGGCGAACAGGAAATATCACGATGGTCGGGATTTCGGCGTAATCGGATACGACATCGAATATCAACCCAACGAGAAAGAGCCGCGCAAGCAACGACTTCTCTCTCATCAATTCTGTTTCGACGGTGGTCCGGGAAGGCGGCTCGGTTTAGTGCTCGACACGAATATCCGTTTTACCGATAGCACGCTCAAGATGTTCATCGCCAACGTTGCAGAACAGTATGGTGCGTTCCCGGTCAAACGGTGGATCATATTCGCGCATTTTTCAGTGGCGGAAGGGTCTTGGGTGGACTCCAGCAAGGTCCGGTTGATCGAGCGAGTCGGGAAAACGTGGGATAAGTCGATCAAGCTTTTTGTCCGCAAGTCCGAGGTGATCAAGCCGGACGGCAAAAAGAGCAAACGGCAGGAAACGGTCAAGATGGAATTCGCCGACACCGTACACTACGGTGCGGGAAGCCTTGCCGGTATTGCCGGTAGTGTGGGACTGCAAAAGCTCGCTCCTATTCCGTTGGAGTTCAAGGACGCGAAATGGTTCAAGCGCGAGTGCGATGCCGTCTACAAGCAGTTCGAGGTCTTTCGTGACCTGAAACCGTTGGAATTCTATCGCTACGGATTGCGTGACGCGATTATCACCGCCGGTATTCCTATTATTCTGCATTCCGTGTTTGGGGTGGAGAACGCTTTTCAGAAACGGTCTGCCCGATATGCCGAGGAATACATTGCGGGGTGGTTGAGCCAGACGTTTGCCGGCGGGAGAGGGGAGTGGCAAACCATACTCGGACAGCATAGGCTGGTGTTCCCGACAAAGGATAAAAAGAAGGACCGGGTCATCTGGGAGCCTGACCGGTTACAGCAGATGATCCTCCAACAGTGGTACAAGGGAGGCCGTAACGAGGCGCGGAAGGTCGGATATTTCGAGGGCGAGATTCACTATCACGACATGAAAAGTGCCTATCCGACAGCGATAGCGGCCCTCCGCAGCGATTACAATTTCAGTCTGGTCAAGGTCCGTACCCGTAACGACGGAGCGGCGGAACGGGTCAAGCAGTTGATGAGCCGGGGGCCCTTTCAGCCGCACGGGATCGTGGCGTATATCCGGTTCAAGGAAACATGCCGGACACCGATGGCCCCGATCAGTGTGCACAACGGGATCATATACCCGATGGAGACTGAGGGGCAGGTGATCTGCTGGCCGGAATACTGGACCGCGAAAAAGCTGGGTATCATTGAAGAGGAGTACATTCTTGCGTTTTATGAGTTTGAGGAATTGAAGACCCGGGGATTCCCGAACCACATTCTCAGCATGCTGCAGAAACGTGATGAAGCTCCGGCGTTCTATAAATCGATTTTGAACTACCAGACCGGGAAATTCGTGCAAGGCCGAGACCGGAGGAAAAAAATTCCGTATTCGAAAATCTGTTGTCCGGCGCTCGGTGCCTACATCACCTCTGCGACCCGGGCGGCGGCTGCGGAAATCGCCAACCTGAATCCGTACCATGCGATAACCACCGACGGCATCGTCAGTCCCAATGCGAATTTGACTTTCGGCGAGATCAACAGGCGGCTGGCGGAACGATTGCAAGAGATTAACTGGCAGTGGATGAAAGACGAGTTTACGGGAGACAAAGCGGTTATCTGGAAGACACGGGGGTATATTCTGTCCAATTCACAGGTTGACCCGGAAGGACCGGCAAAGAAGCGGTTCAAGCAGGCGCGGATGGGTCTGCAAGGCGAGGAACCGGTCGATATTCTGCAGCAAGTTAAGGACGGAATTGGGGTGCGTCGTTCGGCGAAGACATTCAAAGATCTCGATTTCGGTGAGATCTTTCATTTCATTGAACGAGAGACGAGGGTCAACCCGAACTACGATTTCAAATATGCCATCGTCAAAGATTCGGTTAAAGAAGCGAAGGTCGAAATAGATGGGGTTGTGATCGAGAACATGCCGTGTTTCGAGACGCGGCCGTTGCGTAATATCAACGAATACTACGACCTGCGGGCCATCAGCGAGCGGATGATGTACCACACGTTACGTGAGGAGGATAAAAAGGGGTTGTCGTCGAAGGATCTCGAATCGTTGGTGTTGACCGGGTTGCTCAACGACCGGCGATGTCGCCATATGGTCTGGGAGTTTCGCAAGCGGTTGGCGCGGTGGGTTGATCATCAGGAAGTTACCGCCCACCATAACAGCATTGCGAAATGGCGCACGCTGCCTACGTTCAAAATACCGGGCATTTTCGGTAAGGTTGAGGCATTTAGGCCGATCTTGGAGAAAGAGGCGCAGATCATCAAGGACGAGGAGAGGCGCAGACAGGTATTGGAATGTGTCATGCATGAAATGGCGGCAGACGTTGAGACGGAGAAGCGTGATGCCGTCGACGTTGAAGACAAGGACGTTGATACTGACGAGGGAGATGAATCGGAAGAGTGA